From a region of the Mycobacterium intracellulare ATCC 13950 genome:
- a CDS encoding DoxX family protein, giving the protein MTKGLDRRLARHAPAALSAFRLVYGLLFAAYGSRSLFDWPVRSPVVVEFGSWPGWYAGLIEIVAGLLVAAGLFTRTAAFIASGEMAVAYFWMHQPMALWPVADPPGGNGGALSILFCFAFFLLVFIGGGPYSLDAARGRRLPLNRR; this is encoded by the coding sequence GTGACGAAGGGTCTCGACCGCCGCCTGGCCCGCCACGCCCCGGCCGCGTTGTCCGCGTTTCGCCTCGTCTACGGCCTGCTCTTCGCCGCGTACGGGTCGAGGAGCCTGTTCGATTGGCCCGTCCGCTCGCCCGTTGTCGTCGAGTTCGGATCCTGGCCCGGCTGGTATGCCGGCCTGATCGAGATCGTCGCCGGCCTGCTCGTCGCCGCCGGGTTGTTCACGCGCACCGCCGCATTCATCGCGTCGGGCGAGATGGCGGTCGCCTACTTCTGGATGCATCAGCCCATGGCCCTCTGGCCCGTCGCCGACCCGCCCGGGGGCAACGGCGGCGCGCTGTCCATCCTCTTCTGCTTCGCGTTCTTCCTGCTGGTCTTCATCGGCGGCGGCCCCTACTCGCTCGACGCGGCGCGCGGCAGGAGGCTTCCCCTCAACCGGCGATAA
- a CDS encoding alpha/beta hydrolase, with protein MPDNASRGYGEPDTLITLARRPFGKELRAMAFPAHVLSLDVSGAIGERASLAATYYPARAGDGAAAILVCLPGGTYSREYWDLEIPGHDGYSFAEFATGDGYAVVTIDPLGTGESSQPARDFDFADIAATLACAVAALPDTIGVHAPPVAVAHSLGGYLALTQQALFPSYSGMALLGCTNRHVAPLNLDAALIARAGSPQGRAELAQEILSALPQPYFEGPREHLQSWFHLADVPAAVVAADSVTAKSVVPRVFGTAMIPGIVADHAARIDVPVLVGFGAVDVSPDPRAEAALYRSCPDITTVVLADSAHCHNMASSRHRLWRRLLDWTATVTCGS; from the coding sequence ATGCCCGACAACGCTAGCCGCGGGTACGGCGAACCTGACACACTGATCACCCTGGCGCGGCGTCCGTTCGGAAAGGAGTTGCGTGCGATGGCGTTTCCCGCTCACGTGTTGAGCCTCGACGTCAGCGGCGCGATCGGCGAGCGGGCATCGCTGGCGGCGACCTATTACCCGGCGCGCGCGGGCGACGGCGCGGCCGCCATCCTCGTCTGCCTGCCGGGCGGCACCTACAGCCGCGAGTACTGGGACCTCGAGATTCCCGGCCACGACGGGTACAGCTTCGCCGAATTCGCCACCGGCGACGGCTACGCGGTCGTGACGATCGATCCGTTGGGCACCGGCGAAAGCTCGCAACCGGCCCGCGACTTCGACTTCGCCGACATCGCCGCCACGCTGGCCTGCGCCGTGGCGGCTCTGCCGGACACCATCGGCGTCCATGCGCCGCCGGTGGCCGTGGCGCATTCGCTGGGCGGCTACCTTGCCCTCACCCAGCAAGCGCTGTTCCCCAGTTACTCCGGCATGGCGCTCCTCGGGTGCACCAATCGGCACGTCGCGCCGCTGAACCTCGATGCGGCGCTCATCGCTCGCGCCGGATCCCCGCAGGGGCGCGCCGAGCTCGCCCAGGAAATCCTTTCGGCCTTGCCGCAGCCGTATTTCGAGGGCCCGCGCGAGCATCTGCAGAGCTGGTTTCACCTCGCCGACGTTCCCGCGGCCGTCGTCGCCGCCGACTCCGTCACCGCCAAGTCGGTGGTGCCGCGGGTGTTCGGCACGGCGATGATCCCCGGCATCGTGGCCGACCATGCGGCGCGCATCGACGTCCCGGTGCTGGTCGGTTTCGGCGCCGTCGACGTCTCACCGGATCCCCGCGCCGAGGCGGCGCTGTACCGGAGTTGCCCCGACATCACCACGGTGGTGTTGGCCGACAGCGCGCACTGCCACAACATGGCGTCGAGCCGGCACCGGCTGTGGCGGCGACTGCTGGACTGGACCGCGACCGTAACGTGTGGATCGTGA
- a CDS encoding DMT family transporter codes for MTYLYLLGAIFAEVVATSLLKSTEGFSRLWPTVVCLVGYAISFALLAVSISRGMQTDVAYALWSAIGTALIVLIAVLFLGSSISLTKVVGVGLIIAGVVTLNLSGAH; via the coding sequence TTGACCTACCTGTACCTGCTCGGCGCGATCTTCGCGGAAGTGGTGGCGACCAGCCTGCTCAAGAGCACCGAAGGTTTCTCTCGACTCTGGCCGACCGTGGTTTGCCTGGTCGGTTACGCCATCTCGTTCGCGTTGCTGGCGGTCTCGATTTCGCGCGGCATGCAGACCGATGTCGCCTACGCGTTGTGGTCGGCCATCGGCACGGCCCTCATCGTGTTGATCGCCGTGCTGTTCCTGGGCTCGTCGATATCGTTGACCAAGGTCGTCGGCGTCGGCCTGATCATCGCGGGTGTCGTCACGCTCAATTTGAGTGGCGCCCACTGA